In one Candidatus Kryptonium sp. genomic region, the following are encoded:
- a CDS encoding glycosyltransferase family 2 protein, which produces MYAPLSVVIPCYNGKDVIGRAILSVYEQSWRPAELIVVDDGSDKETIQILRKLKEKYGGWMKLIELGENSGGPSLPRNIGWDNATQPYVAFLDQDDIWHPKKVEIQLKFMEEHPEFSITGHDMKMWDKHGLNFDLQNFKWWEVSRAMILLKRYFFTDTVILKRDIGFRFEPTFKHFEDSYLWLNMILSGCRGAYIDLPLAFVFKPFFGYGGLSGNLWEMEKGELRAYFELSRQGKISKFVLPFLYVYSLLKFIRRVLISVKIKLENSF; this is translated from the coding sequence ATGTATGCTCCTTTGAGCGTTGTAATTCCGTGTTATAATGGTAAAGATGTGATAGGGAGAGCGATTTTGTCCGTATATGAGCAATCTTGGAGACCTGCGGAGCTAATAGTTGTTGATGATGGCAGTGATAAGGAAACAATTCAGATTCTGCGAAAATTGAAAGAGAAATACGGAGGTTGGATGAAGTTGATTGAGCTTGGGGAAAATTCTGGTGGTCCAAGTTTACCCAGGAACATTGGTTGGGATAACGCTACACAACCGTATGTCGCATTTCTTGATCAAGATGACATATGGCATCCAAAAAAAGTAGAAATACAACTAAAATTCATGGAAGAACATCCTGAATTTTCAATTACAGGGCATGATATGAAGATGTGGGACAAGCACGGACTAAACTTTGACTTACAAAATTTTAAGTGGTGGGAAGTTTCAAGAGCGATGATTTTACTAAAGCGCTATTTTTTCACGGACACGGTGATTTTGAAAAGGGATATTGGGTTTAGATTTGAGCCTACTTTTAAACATTTTGAAGATTCCTATCTTTGGTTAAATATGATATTATCAGGTTGCCGCGGAGCTTACATTGATTTACCTCTTGCGTTTGTATTTAAACCTTTTTTTGGTTATGGTGGGCTTTCGGGTAATCTATGGGAAATGGAGAAAGGAGAGTTAAGAGCTTATTTTGAACTTTCAAGGCAGGGAAAAATAAGTAAGTTTGTTTTACCATTTTTGTATGTATATTCTCTTCTGAAGTTTATTAGAAGAGTTTTGATCAGCGTAAAAATTAAACTTGAGAATAGTTTTTGA
- a CDS encoding glycosyltransferase family 4 protein, with translation MRRLTIILPGSAFAPIGGYKIMYEYAKRLAQKNYEIIFYYPERLMYLKRSFFRVSLKILLSIFRRPWSWYNFGDASKKIIHKTIPRLRSEHILDSDLIIVTSVETAYEVKILLEGKRISKPVIYFIQHFENWNVSDEKVKESYNFGFYNVVISKWLGERVKSSGSEVALFLPNAIDVNIFRIIVKPEDRDDKTVLMLYHTLSWKGSKEGIEALKILKEEIPDLKASLFGVFPRPKNLPDWINYIRNPKVNDLVNLYNQNAIFLSPSYSEGFSLPSAEAMACGCALVTANSLGVLEYAFNQKNAIVTSSPPNPYELAEAVKKLIDDREKRINFAYEGYRTIREFSWEKNTDEFDKFIKKIIG, from the coding sequence ATGAGGAGATTGACAATTATATTGCCTGGGTCAGCGTTTGCACCTATTGGAGGTTACAAAATAATGTATGAATATGCGAAAAGATTAGCGCAGAAAAATTACGAAATTATTTTTTACTATCCAGAGAGATTGATGTATCTTAAGAGAAGCTTTTTTAGAGTATCCTTAAAGATTCTTCTTTCAATCTTTCGCCGTCCTTGGAGTTGGTATAATTTTGGAGACGCAAGCAAAAAAATAATTCACAAAACAATCCCGCGCTTGAGAAGCGAACATATTTTAGATAGTGATTTAATAATTGTCACTTCAGTTGAAACTGCTTACGAAGTTAAGATTTTATTGGAGGGCAAAAGAATTAGTAAGCCTGTTATATATTTTATTCAACATTTTGAAAATTGGAATGTAAGCGATGAAAAAGTTAAGGAATCGTACAATTTCGGTTTTTATAATGTTGTCATTTCAAAGTGGTTAGGTGAAAGGGTTAAATCTTCTGGATCGGAGGTTGCTTTGTTCTTGCCAAACGCGATAGATGTTAACATATTCAGAATCATCGTTAAACCAGAAGATAGAGATGATAAAACTGTTCTTATGTTATACCACACTTTATCATGGAAGGGAAGCAAAGAAGGGATAGAGGCTTTGAAAATTTTAAAGGAAGAAATTCCAGATCTAAAAGCTAGCTTGTTTGGTGTATTTCCACGACCTAAAAATTTACCTGATTGGATAAACTACATTAGGAATCCTAAAGTTAATGATCTGGTTAATCTTTACAATCAAAATGCTATTTTTTTAAGTCCAAGTTATTCAGAGGGATTTTCTCTGCCTTCAGCTGAAGCGATGGCTTGTGGATGTGCTTTGGTTACTGCAAATAGTTTGGGAGTTTTGGAGTATGCTTTCAATCAAAAAAATGCGATAGTTACAAGCTCGCCACCAAATCCTTATGAGTTGGCTGAAGCGGTTAAGAAATTAATTGACGATAGGGAGAAAAGAATTAATTTTGCGTATGAAGGATACAGGACAATTCGGGAATTTTCATGGGAGAAAAATACTGATGAGTTTGATAAATTTATTAAAAAGATAATTGGCTAA